DNA sequence from the Treponema sp. OMZ 838 genome:
CAGTGTTTACTATTTCAGTATTGTAAGAGGTTCATGGCATGAAACTTGAAGGGATGCATCTATTCTTTAAAAAGATTGCAAAGTTTCAATTAAAATACCGCTGGCTCTGTTTGGTTCTGCTTGCGACTGTAACGGTTGCGGGGCTTATAGGCGTAAAAAGTTTTAAGGTCGGCTCGGCTGATGAAGACGAGTTTTTAACCGTAAAAGAAAGCACAAAAAAGAATGATGCGCGGTTTAAGGAATTGTTCGGCAGTAACGATTCGATCGTGCTGCTCTTTGAATCAGACGATGTATTTAAGCCGGAGGTGCTCCAAGCGATTAAAGATATCGGCGCGGAACTTTTGGAAAAAGTACCGTATGCGGATTCCATCACTTCGATTACCGATACGGATATTACCGTTGGTACGGACGAAGGCATAGAAATCACCAATCCGTTTCGGGACGGTATTCCTTCCGATCCTGCCGCATTAAAGGCTGCCAAAGACTTTATCCTTTCGCGTAAGTCGATTGTTAATAAGCTCGTAACACAGGATGCGACGGAAACATGGCTGGTACTGTCGCTCAAGGCGACACCGCCTGAAGAAGTCTGGAGTAAAACTTCGACGACGGCGCCGATGTACGTTATCGGAGAAGCGGCAATCGACATTGTTACCGATTCTAAATATCATAGCGCCGCGTATACGATAAAACCTGCGGGGCTTCCCTATACCGAAACGGAAGAAAAAGTAGTGATGGGACACGAGACCACAAAAAGCGTAGGATTGAGTTTTCTCTGTATGATTATCTTGCTCATCATATTTACAAGATCGCTCCGCGGAACGATTGTGCCGTTGTTCGCAACCTTCTTCGGTATTACCACGGTACTCGGCATCATGGGCTTTTTGCACATTTCCGGAAAGTCGGAAATGATGTCGGTTCCGATTGTGCTTGCGATGGCGCTTTCGGTCGGTTATTCAATTCACCTTGTCAATTCGTTTAAAACCAGTTTCTATGTAATCGGTAAACGAAAAGAAGCAGTAATCGATTCAATTGAAAATACCGGGTGGCCGCTCTTTTTTACCGTCGTTACTACTGTTGTTTCGGTGTTGTCGTTTTTAACGACCGACCTTAAACCGATGCGCTGGATGGGGGCTGCAAGCGCTGCAATGGTGTTTGCCGTGTATATTTATGTCAGTGTTCTTATTCCTATTTTGATGAGCTTCGGAAAAGATATTGAGGCCGGTAAAGATTCGGCAAATGCTCACAATGCAAAGGCCTCGCGTGCTCAAAAATTGGATGCACGGTTTGAACGCTTCGGGCGTACTGTTATCAAAAGACGCAAAGCAATCATCGCTGCATTTACGCTCATCACTGCTGCGTGTATTCCGGCCTTATTCAGAATAGATGTCAATATGGATAGCTTTAAATTTATGGGCTTGCGCATTCCGTATATTAAACGTCTTTATGAAATTACGCAGTCGCAGCTCGGCTCTTATTTTAACTACAACATTATGCTCACCTTTGATGAAGACGATTCGGTAAAAGATCCTGATGTACTTAAAAAACTTGATGAGCTGAGCACCCTTATCGGAACCTTTAGACTCACAAAATTAAATAACGGCGTACCGAAAATTTTTTCCATTTTAGATGTAGTCAAAGAAATGAATCAAACGATGCACTCCGATGATCCTGCCTTTTACACGATTCCTGATGATGAAGAGTTGCTCACCCAGCTGCTGTTCTTGTACGAAATTTCCGGCGGCAAAACTTCACGTTGGGTTGATGAAGATTTCCGCACGCTCCGTATGGCGATTGATGTTGCCTCGTATGATGCGAACGAACTTGCATCGAATATGAAAACCATTGAGGAAACATGCGCGGAACTGTTTCCGCAGGCCGATTGTCATTTAATCGGAGCCGCCGTACAATTTGCGGAATTGAACAACAAAATCGTATTCGGCGAATTGTATTCTTTTTTAACTTCACTCGTTGCGATTGCAATTTTAATGATGCTTGTGTTCGGCAGTGTTAAGATGGGACTTATCGGGCTTATCCCGAATATCTTTCCCGTCATTGTCATCGGCGCGATTATGGGGTATCTGCGTATTCCGTTGGATATCATAACGATGGCGATTATGCCGATGATCCTCGGTATTGCCGTCGATGACACCATTCATTTTACAAACCATACCAAATATCTTTTTGATAAAGAGAAATCTTATGACCGTGTAATTTTCAAGACGTTTTATTCCATCGGAAAGACACTTGCGATGACAACGATTATTTTGTCTGCAACATTTTTAGTGTATCTTACGTGTAAGATTGATGCGATTCTACGTCTCGGTGTATTGGCTGCAGTCGGTCTTTTGTCTGCGCTCGCCGCCGACTATTTGATGACGCCGGTATTGATTTACATCAGCAAACCGTTTGGAAAAGAGGAGAAATGATAGTATGAAAACAACAAAACATTTGATTGCGCTGACTGTATTTGTAGCGATGTCCCTAAGCCTTGCATTTGCGCAAGAGTTGACGGGTAAAGAGATTATGCAAAAGGTTGATAAACGCGAAAAAGCTGCAACCGATTCGTTTACGATGCGAATGACGCTCATCAATTCCGGTGGAAAAAAACGGGTACGCGAAGTTACTGCATATTCAAAAGATTACGGTAGCGAAAAGAAAACGGTGATGGTGTTTATGCTGCCTGCCGATGTAAAGGGCGTTGGTTATCTTTCTTTCTCGTATGATGATGCTTCGAAAAACGATGACCGCTGGCTTTATATGCCTGCGCTTAAAAAGTCAAAACGCATTTCCGGCTCTTCAAGTCAGGACTATTTTATGGGTACCGATTTTACCTACGATGATATAAGCGGGCACAAGATCGATGACTACACGTACACATTGCTTGCAGAAGAAACCGTAGATGGGAAAAACTGTTGGAAAGTTGAATCGGTTCCGGTAAAAAAATCGATGTACTCAAAGTATGTTTCCTGGATTGATAAGGAATCGCTGGTGCAGGTAAAGGCGGAATTTTACGATGAGCAGGGCGCGCTGCTGAAAGTGCTTACGGTAAGCGGTATCGAAAAAAAAGACGGCTTTTGGACTGCCGGTAAAATGGAAATGAATAATCTGCAAAAAAAGCACACAACCGTTATTGAAACGCTCAAGCACGAGTTCAATAAAAACATTTCAGACTCGTATTTTAGGGTGAATTCTCTGGAAGAAGGAAAAATCAGATAACCTTTTGAAAATATACGATGTATCTCCTTCGTTGCTGCGAAAAAATTAATCCTCAACGTATCAAAGATACGCCTGCGGTTAATTTTTTCTCGCGCCTCGGATCTACACCGTCTATTTTCAAAAGGCTTACGGAAAGGGTTATTTTTTATATGCTGCTACTGAAAATGTTCAATGTATCAGAAGCGGCACGGACGCCGCTGGTTCTATGCAGTAACAAGTTTGCTTGCAAACTTGCAGCTCAAAAATGTACACGGATGTACACTTCTGGACAGGTTTTTTCAAAAAGAGGTTTTCAATGGATATAATCAGGGCAGTATTGGATGGTATAGCGATGGCTGCCATATTTAACGGTTCGGCGGCGGCTCTTGTAATAGCAAACCCGAGATATTTGATGGATTCATATCCTAAGGGGATTCAAAAAGCTGCTCCTGAGCCAATGAATAAGAAAGAAAAACGGGTAAATAAAATATTTACGGTGATAGTAATGGGAGCGTGCTGGCTTTATGGAGTAATAAGTGCATTGCATGGCGGAATTCATACGTTTAGGGCATTGTTTTGGACTGCATATATTCATTGGATTGTTGTGAATTTCGGCGATTTTTTCTTGTTGGATTGTCTTTTATTCCAAAAGTGGACTAAGCTGATTGTCATTCCGGGAACGGAAGATCATCCAACCTATCAAACAAAAAATTGGATGAAGGTTATCGGAATACCCGAACATTTTTTATTGTGGCCGTTTATAATGGTTCCACTTTTTTCTTTAGTTCAAACAGGTATTGTAATGCTTATACAATTTTTGTTTTCTTTCTAAGGCTTACATGGAAAGTACATTGAGAAGCGGGAATACGGACAACCGGTAAATTGATAGGATACAACTATTGAAAAAAAAGGAGTAATGACAATATGAGTATAATACGGAAATACGGACAATCATTCTTGTTAGGCATTACATTTTGTACGCTGTTTTTTGTATTGACGTTTCCATGCAGTGCGCAGGAGGCTGCAGGTGTAGACGGAAAGGCAGGAACAGCTCAAGCAGCGGATTCGTCTCCCGGTACCGGCTCTGAATTACAAACCGCTGATGACATAGTCGGTGATTCAACAGATGATGAATTTTCTACCGATTTGGAAGATGACACTGCAAAACCTGTCTTTACAGTAAGCGGCAAAATTGAAACGCTGCACGGAGTGCGTTGGAACGGTGCTGAAAAGAAGCTTGAATACGGCGCGTCCCGTTCTATCGCACAGATAAAAGGTGAGGTCTCTGCCGGTTCTTCTTATGCGGTTATGTCCGCCGCTACCGAATACAATTATCGTAATCCTGCGCGCACGGGCTTTCGGCTGAACGAAGCGTATTACCGCTATTCCGGCGATATCTGGGATATCAGTGTCGGGCGGCAGGTTATTGCGTGGGGACAGGCTGACGGATTTAGACTCACCGATGTGTTAAGTGCGCGGGACAGCTCGGAGTTTATCGCCTTTAGCGGCGATGATGCGCGGCTTCCGTCGGACAGCGTCCGCCTACGTTTTTTTCACGATCTGTTTACGTTTGAAGCGGTCGCCGTGCCGTTTTTTACGCCGAACAAGCTGCCGCGCTTCGGCTTTGAAGAGGGCGCCAAAGACGGGCTGTACTACATCGACACGCCGGATACTTTTAGTACGCCGTTCGGAACAGTCCCTGTTCATTATACAAAAACGGAAAGCGCAAAACCAAAGATGTTTACCGACACGGAAGCCGCCGCCCGTTTCTCCTTCTTTTTGCCCGGCATCGATTTTTCCGTTTCAGGCTTCTACGGCTGGGATAAGATACCTGAGTTTATGAAACGGGGTGAATGGGAAGGGCAATTAGCTAATCCTTCGCTGCCTTTTCATCCTATTCTGAATAAGTTTATCCCTGCAAAGGAAAAAGCGGAGCTGATTCTTGATACTTGTTATAATCGTATCTGGATGGCTGGATTTGATGCGGCAATTCCGGCAGGTGATGTAACAATACGTTTGGAAACAGCTTTGGTGGGAGACCGTAAGTTTGAGCCAAAACAAGCAAATTTGATAAAGGGTATTACATTTACGGATCGTGCAATGCATGTTCAGTTTGATCAAGCAATAAAAAAACACCAGCTGCTGATGCTCGCCGGCATTGACTGGATCAAGAGTTCGTGGACGCTGAGCGCTCAGTATTTTGAAGACCTCATCCTCAATCATAAAAACGATATAGAGCGGCCGATGCACAAGGGCTTTGTCAGCCTCAATGTAAGCAAAACATTTTTGCGCGATACGCTCAAGCTTTCGGCAAGCGGCGTTATCGATATAAACTACGGCAGTACATCCAGCACCTATTCGGTTAGCTATGCCCTCACCGATAATATCAATTTTGCACTCGGCGGGGATGTGTACACCAAAGGCTACGACGGCAAGGGCGACTTTGCGGCCTTACACAAGATCAGCGCTCTATGGTTGAAGGGAACGTTTACGTGGTAGAACATGGGCATCTCGTAAAAAATGATCCGCCCTCCGCAAAGCCGATAGGCTTTCAGTTTTTAAGGGATGCTTTCATTCATCTAAGCTATTCATTCATTTGGATGTTGTTCAGATGATCGGTGTGTGTAATCAGTGCATTGAGCGTACCGATTGATTCGCTCGTTTCAGCTTCTACCCCGCGTGTTGTCTGAACTGCATCATTGAGGCTTTTGATATTTGTGAACATAGCCGCGATTTCCGTATGTACTTTTTCGGTCGCTTGCAATAAGTTGGTAAAGCTTTCATTGATTTTATTTCTGAGTTCGGCTACTTCCGCTTGTTCCTCTTGTACATCAATGGATTGATCCGCCAGCGATTGCATAGCGCTGTTCATTTCTTCGGCCTGTACATCGACGTCTTTTAAAAACGATGAAATATCTCCTAATATTGTCTGAAAGTTATTGACCTGCATATTGATATTTTCAAAACTTTTTCGCAACACATCCGAAGCCTCTGCGGAATCTTTAATGCTTTTATTGATGTGCTTTAAAATCTTACCGGTATTATCGGCCTCATACGCGGAGTTTTCTGCAAGTTTCCGTATTTCATCGGCAACGACCGCGAAGCCTTTTCCCGCTTCTCCGGCATGAGCGGACTCTATTGCCGCGTTCATTGCCAATAAATTCGTTTGCTCTGCAATGGCGGTAATAATTTGGTTTGTCTCCAGTAGACTTTCCGAGCTTTCGTAAATAGCATTGATGATATCCGTAACCGTTATCAAATGATGTTTACCGGCATCGCTTGCTTCGCGGATGTATGAAAAATTATGATTTATTTCGTTGAATTTTTCCGTTAGTCCGTTAGTAGCATTGTTCAACTGCTTAATCTGTGTTACCGTTTCTTCTGCCGCATCCGATTGCCGTTCAATTCCTTGCCGCATTGTATTCAAAAAAGCATTAAAGCTGTCGGTTGCATTTTGCGTACTCCGAAGTTGATTGCTTTGCTCGGATATTTCAGATCTTAACGTTTGAACTTGAAGCGATAATGCCTGCATTGCCTGTTCTGCTCCGTCCATGTTTTGTGACAGAACCGTCTCTTGCCGCTGCAGTTTATCGCTGGTGTGTCTGATCTCATTAAATAAAAGTGTTTTCTGCTTGTCGGAATCCGACAGTTGTATTTTTATCTCCTCGCTTTGACGATTGTAAATGTGCGTTTTCCATGCAAAACCGAACGCCTGCGCTAATAAAAATGCGGAAAAACCGAACGGCAATAAATTTCCTGTAGGAACGAGCATCATACTATAAAATAAATCGTTTAACGTGAAAATTGTCAGAATGATAATACCGATAACAATAAATATTGCTCCTTCCCGTTTACGTATGAGCAGCTTGATGATCAAATAAATGACATAGACGATAATCATAACAATCACTAATTGATGAACTTGTATGAGTTTTCCGTAGATATAAGACGGTGTTACACAAATAAACGCTGAGTACCCCAACGCCTCAATCATAATGATACGGTTAATAATTTTATGAGTATCTTTAGGATAGAGAGTCGCAAAATAACCGACTACGGAAAAGCTGAGCAATGCAAAGGTAAGGTAGTCGATTTTAGTATCGATATTCCATGATAAAGAAGAAAAGAGGATTCTAAAGACGGGTCCTTTTACCATGTTGCGGAGAACGACGAGAATACTGAAGAACACAAACCATAAGACGCTTTTATTATCAGGTTGAAATAGATAGAGCGCAAGATGATACAGAATAATTGCGACACCAAAGCCGAAGACGAAAATCTCAATAAACAGGAATGCGAAATCGGCACTGTCGGCTTTTGCTTTTGTCGAAAATTTAATGGTTTGGTAAATACCTCCGCGTGAATGAAAAAAGTTTGAAACTTGAATCGCCATGCATACTTCGGTTAGATCTTTCGGAATATAATAGAGAATATTTGCTTCGCCACGGACAGATGCTTCCCGTGAAGCTCCGACTTGTCCTGAATGGGCTTGCAACTCTCCATTTACATAGAGGCTCCATGCGGAAACCGGAGAAGAAAATTGTATTGCTAATTCGGGATGTTGTTCCGGTAATAAAATCTGCAGAGTATAAGTACCGTATCCGAATGCAGACATCTTTGTTCCGTCGGATAAAACGGTTGCGCTCCATTCTTTAGGACATTCGATAAATACCGTAGGGTTACGTACATCTTCCGGTGAAGAAAGTAACCGGCGATTATAGAATCCCATCCTGCCGCTTATTACCATGCTTTGAGTATCGTCGAAGTTGCTTCTGCGGAGATCGAGTACTCCGTTTTGAATGGTTTGAGTAAAAACCGGCGCAAAGCATATACTCAATAGCAAAATAACTATGAGTCTCTTTGTATGTTTCATTGTCTCTCCTTTTAAATTTATCGCCTTTCTTGCGTTTACAGTTCTATCGGAGCATTTCCGCTATCGAAGATAGCCCTCTTGTTTGCCCTGCTGTAAACGCAGTCCTTTTATTCGATTAACCGAAGTCTTTAATATTGGCGGCAAGCGCTTCGGCGGTAAATCCGAGGTGTTCCGCAACTTTTTTTGCGGGACCCGATTCGCCGAAACGTTCTATCGAGAAAATATCCTTTTCCGGCGACTGTACCCAGCCTTCCCAGCCCTGTTTAACTCCCGCTTCCGCAACCATCACACGGCCGTTGTTACCGACTAGCCGCGCTTTACAGGAAGATGTTTGCGCTTCCAGAAGCTCTTTCGACGGAACGGAAACAACCCGTACTTTTTTCGGGGCGGCAAGCTGAGCGGCTTCGCAGGCGAGGCTGACCTCGGAACCGGTCGCAAGCACGGTTATCTCAGGATCGCCGTCGGTGCCTTTTACGATATAGCTGCCGGCGGTTTTCATCAGAGCTTTCCACTGAGGTTCGGCTTTTTCCAGTATGGGCAGATTCTGGCGGCTCAGTATTAAACAGACCGGCCGGTCTTTCTGTTCCAGCGCAATTCTCCATGCGGCGGCGGTTTCTTCCGCATCGGCAGGGCGGAGTACCAGTAGGTTAGGAATGGCGCGGAGACTTGCGAGTGTTTCCACCGGCTGATGGGTCGGGCCGTCTTCGCCGACAAAGATGGAGTCGTGGGTCAATACAAAAATAGAAGGGATGCGCATCAGCGCCGCAAGCCGGAGCGCCGGACGCAGATAGTCGGAGAACACGGCAAAGGTTGCGCAGAAGGCGCGGAAACCGCCGTGCAGCTGAATACCGTTGGTAATCGTTGCCATCGCGAATTCTCTGATACCGAAGTGGATATACCGTCCCTGCGGTGTTGCGGCGGTAAACGATTGGGTATCCTGTAAGGCGACCGCATTCGGTCCCTGCAAGTCCGCCGAACCGCCGACGAGATTCGGAAATGCCTTTGCAAAAGCATTCAGTGCGGTTTTAGAAGCCGCCCGCGTCGCAATCATCTCATCTTTTTTAAAGACAGGATCGGCAACACCGTCGAGTACGGCTTGGTCGATACCGCCTTGCACAAAGCTGCGATCCCATTCTTTGCGCTGCTCGGGATAGGCAGCACTCCACGCGGCAAAGCGACTATTCCAGTCTGCTTCCGCTTGAGCAAACTCCTTTTGCCGCTCTTCAAAATAACGGTAGGCTTCGGGGGCGACAAAGAACTGTTCTGCAGGATCAATGCCCAGCGTCTTCTTTGCCTGCGCCAGCTTCTCTTGACCGAGCGGCGCTCCGTGTGCGGCGGCGGTTCCCTCAACGGCGGGCGCTCCCTTTCCGATTACCGAATCAAGTATGATAAGCGAGGGACGGGGATCTTTTTTTGCTTCCGCAGTGAGCTTTTCTATATCGCTGTAGGAATACATCGACCCGTGCAGCACCTGCCAGCCGTAAGCCTCGTACCGCTTTGTAACATCTTCGGTAAAGGCGATATCGGTTGAACCGTCTATCGTAATATTGTTTTTATCATAGTATACAATGAGCTTACCGAGTTTCAACGTACCGGCAAGGCTCGATGCTTCGGAAGAAACGCCTTCCATTAAACAGCCTTCTCCCACCAGCGCGTAGGTGTAGTGATCGACAATGCGGTACTCTTCGGTGTTGAACCGCGCTGCAAGCATCGCTTCGGCAATTGCCATACCGACTGCGGTAGAAATGCCCTGACCGAGCGGCCCGGTGGTGGCTTCGACGCCGGGGGTGAGGCCGTATTCGGGATGTCCTGCGCAGCGGGAACCGATCTGCCGGAACGAGCGGATATCGTCAAGCGAAAGATCGTAACCGGCAAGATGCAGCGCGGCATACAAGAGCATAGACCCGTGTCCTGCCGACAAGATGAACCGGTCTCGGTCTACCCATTGGGGATTTTTCGGATTATGCCGTAAAATTTTTGCGTACAGCACCGCTGCGAGTTCGGCGGCTCCGAGCGGAAGCCCGGGATGGCCGGAATTAGCTTTTTCGATTGCATCGATTGAAAGGCTCCGTATCGAAAGCGCTACGGCGTCAAGTTCTTTATTCATAATTCCTCCAAAAGTAAGGCGTCTCGTAATTTTATTGTACCATTACGCTGCGCTTCTTTCTATAAAGCCGCTGATAACCGGCTCCTATTACGGCTGCGGGATAAGTTCGAGCAGCTCGGCGATAATTTCATCGGCGCTAATATTTTCCGCGCTCGCTTCATACGAAAGCTTTAAGCGGTGGCGCAGGATGGGGTAGGCGAGTGCCTTTACGTCTTCGGGCAGGACATAGTCGCGTCCGTTTAAAAACGCCCGTATCTTTGAGCATCGGTAAAGGGCGATGCTTGCGCGGGGGGATGCTCCGACGGTGATGTAGCTGAGGTAGCTCCCGCGGGGCAGCTCTTCGCGTTTTTCGATGATGGGGCGGGTCGCCGTAACCAACGAGATAATGTATTCGTGCAGGCCTTCCGTACAGCGTACGGATTCAACTCCTTTGCGGATGGTATGAAGCGTGTCGACGGAAAGAATCGATTCGGTTTCGGGCGTCTGTGTTTTTTTTGCCGAAGCGGTGATGTTCTCGCTTTTCAACATGATGACCAGCTCATCCGCCGGCTTAGGATAGGGGACGAAGAGTTTAAACAGGAAGCGGTCGAGTTCCGCTTCGGGAAGAGGGTAGGTACCTTCCTGTTCTATCGGGTTTTGGGTTGCGAGCACGAAAAACGGTTCGGGAAGCGGATAGCTCGTTTCGCCGATGGTAACTTGTCCTTCCGCCATCGCCTCGAGCAGCGCGGACTGAACCTTTGCCGGCGCCCGATTGATTTCATCGGCCAGTACCAGATGTGCAAATAGCGGCCCTTTGCGTACCGAAAAGCGGTGTGCGATAGAATCAAAAATGAGCGTTCCGGTAAGGTCGGCAGGCAGTAAGTCGGGAGTAAACTGGATGCGTTTAAAACTTAACTGTGAAAGATCGGCGAATGTCCGTACCGTTAAGGTTTTAGCAAGGCCGGGCGCTCCTTCCAGCAGCACATGCCCGCCCGCAATATATGCGACCAGAATATCGTCGATCAGCTGTTCCTGCCCGATGACGGATACGGCCATTTGTTTTTTAAACGCAGCAATCCGCTGCATCGCTTCGGTTTGTAAGCTCTCCATAATAAGGAAGTGTACGCATATTTTTCATTCTATGCAAGATAATGTAATTCTGTAACTTCTTATAATCTTATTCCTTGTATGTAGGCTGCATTTTACTTTTAATCATATTGATAGTGTTAGAAAGATCGATTTTAAAGGAGCCGTGTGTGAAAAGATTTTTTTCCCTTGTTTTTATTCTTGCCGGTGTGTTTATAATTAGCGGGTGTCGCAATCCTTCTCTGAGGGCGTATACGGTTACCTTTAATACGCAAGGCATTGGTACTGCTCCGGCGATGCTTACGGTTGCGGAAGGGAGTAAGCTCACCGCAGCGCAAATACCTTCGCCTACGGCTATCCCCACAAATAAAAGCTTTGACGGCTGGTTTAAAGACCCTGCCGGTGCACAGCCGTGGAACTATAATAGTGATACCGTTACAGCGGATATTACGCTCTATGCAAAATGGCGTAATGCTTCTTCCCCATCACAGCCGCCTATTCCTCCGAGCCCGGGAAATGTAACAGTAAGGTTTGATGTGCAGGGATTCGGTTCGCTGCCTGCCGGTACCGCGACGATTACCGTGACTAAAAACAGTAAATTAAGGCCCGATCAATTACCGCCGCCTGAAGATATTCCTGATGATAAAAACTTCGATGGATGGTATAAAGAGGCGGTCTGTGCCAATAAATGGGATATAGATTCAGACATCGTTACCGGAGATATAACACTGTATGCAAAATGGAGTGATGTTCGTTTTACCGTAAGGTTTGATACGCGTGGACTTACCACTCCACCGGCTCCGGTAACTGTTATTAAAAATCATACTATTCCTGCAACTGATATACCGAATCCTACGCACCGGACATGGAATTTTTCCGGCTGGTATAAAGATAAAAATTGCAATACTCAATGGAATACGGCCTCCGATACCGTTACGGCAGATATAACGCTTTATGCAAAATGGACTCCTAAAAGTCTTTTAAAAAAGGAGTTATGGGAAAGTAAGAAAACTGAAGGAGCGACAAACTATTTTCGAATTCCGGCATTGGCACAGACAAAAGACGGGACGCTGATTGCCATTACGGATTTACGATACAATCATACTGCCGATATCGGTAAGTTCGGGCCTAATGGGGAATGGGGGCAAGACTCCCATATCCATCGCGTGGATGTAATGGTTAAACGCTCTACCGATAACGGCTTGACATGGGATAGCAGCAGTACAAAAATTACAAATACACCGGATAATCCCGTGAAATACGGTTATGGAGATGCCGCTATCGTGGCAGATAGGGACTCGGATAATGTACTGATTATTTGCGCTCACGGGGATACCCGCTACGGACATTATACAGCAGGAGATGCAAATACACGGCTTAAAGTTGTTAAGCTCCGTTCCTTAGACGGAGGTAAAACGTTTACACAGCCTGAGGAAATTACGACTTCCATTTACGGTTTAAACGGTGATTGGGGAACGCTCTTTTTCGGTTCGGGGAAGATTATGCAGTCTCGCAAGATAAAAAAAGATAAGTATTATCGTATTTATGCAGCCCTGTTAGTTAAAAAGACATCAAAAGCTCCCTCTGGAAAAGCCAAAGTCGCGCTCTTCGGAAATGCCGTATTGTACTCTGACGATTTCGGTGAAACATGGCAGGTTCTCGGTGATGCAACGGTGTCGCCGATACCGAACGGTGATGAAGCCAAGGTTGAAGAGCTTCCCGACGGCAGAGTATTGCTTTCAAGCCGCACTGAGAACGGACGTCTCTTTAATATCTTCACTTATATAAATGAAGGAACCGCAAACGGGCATTGGGAAAATGCTCAAAGTATGCTGCTCGAAAATGAACGCGGTACGAACGGTGAAATATGTATTATAAAGGTTCGTAAAACCGATACGAAAGCTCCGGTATATCTTGCATTGCAGTCTATTCCT
Encoded proteins:
- a CDS encoding RND family transporter; protein product: MKLEGMHLFFKKIAKFQLKYRWLCLVLLATVTVAGLIGVKSFKVGSADEDEFLTVKESTKKNDARFKELFGSNDSIVLLFESDDVFKPEVLQAIKDIGAELLEKVPYADSITSITDTDITVGTDEGIEITNPFRDGIPSDPAALKAAKDFILSRKSIVNKLVTQDATETWLVLSLKATPPEEVWSKTSTTAPMYVIGEAAIDIVTDSKYHSAAYTIKPAGLPYTETEEKVVMGHETTKSVGLSFLCMIILLIIFTRSLRGTIVPLFATFFGITTVLGIMGFLHISGKSEMMSVPIVLAMALSVGYSIHLVNSFKTSFYVIGKRKEAVIDSIENTGWPLFFTVVTTVVSVLSFLTTDLKPMRWMGAASAAMVFAVYIYVSVLIPILMSFGKDIEAGKDSANAHNAKASRAQKLDARFERFGRTVIKRRKAIIAAFTLITAACIPALFRIDVNMDSFKFMGLRIPYIKRLYEITQSQLGSYFNYNIMLTFDEDDSVKDPDVLKKLDELSTLIGTFRLTKLNNGVPKIFSILDVVKEMNQTMHSDDPAFYTIPDDEELLTQLLFLYEISGGKTSRWVDEDFRTLRMAIDVASYDANELASNMKTIEETCAELFPQADCHLIGAAVQFAELNNKIVFGELYSFLTSLVAIAILMMLVFGSVKMGLIGLIPNIFPVIVIGAIMGYLRIPLDIITMAIMPMILGIAVDDTIHFTNHTKYLFDKEKSYDRVIFKTFYSIGKTLAMTTIILSATFLVYLTCKIDAILRLGVLAAVGLLSALAADYLMTPVLIYISKPFGKEEK
- a CDS encoding outer membrane lipoprotein-sorting protein translates to MKTTKHLIALTVFVAMSLSLAFAQELTGKEIMQKVDKREKAATDSFTMRMTLINSGGKKRVREVTAYSKDYGSEKKTVMVFMLPADVKGVGYLSFSYDDASKNDDRWLYMPALKKSKRISGSSSQDYFMGTDFTYDDISGHKIDDYTYTLLAEETVDGKNCWKVESVPVKKSMYSKYVSWIDKESLVQVKAEFYDEQGALLKVLTVSGIEKKDGFWTAGKMEMNNLQKKHTTVIETLKHEFNKNISDSYFRVNSLEEGKIR
- a CDS encoding DUF1302 family protein, translated to MSIIRKYGQSFLLGITFCTLFFVLTFPCSAQEAAGVDGKAGTAQAADSSPGTGSELQTADDIVGDSTDDEFSTDLEDDTAKPVFTVSGKIETLHGVRWNGAEKKLEYGASRSIAQIKGEVSAGSSYAVMSAATEYNYRNPARTGFRLNEAYYRYSGDIWDISVGRQVIAWGQADGFRLTDVLSARDSSEFIAFSGDDARLPSDSVRLRFFHDLFTFEAVAVPFFTPNKLPRFGFEEGAKDGLYYIDTPDTFSTPFGTVPVHYTKTESAKPKMFTDTEAAARFSFFLPGIDFSVSGFYGWDKIPEFMKRGEWEGQLANPSLPFHPILNKFIPAKEKAELILDTCYNRIWMAGFDAAIPAGDVTIRLETALVGDRKFEPKQANLIKGITFTDRAMHVQFDQAIKKHQLLMLAGIDWIKSSWTLSAQYFEDLILNHKNDIERPMHKGFVSLNVSKTFLRDTLKLSASGVIDINYGSTSSTYSVSYALTDNINFALGGDVYTKGYDGKGDFAALHKISALWLKGTFTW
- a CDS encoding methyl-accepting chemotaxis protein, which codes for MKHTKRLIVILLLSICFAPVFTQTIQNGVLDLRRSNFDDTQSMVISGRMGFYNRRLLSSPEDVRNPTVFIECPKEWSATVLSDGTKMSAFGYGTYTLQILLPEQHPELAIQFSSPVSAWSLYVNGELQAHSGQVGASREASVRGEANILYYIPKDLTEVCMAIQVSNFFHSRGGIYQTIKFSTKAKADSADFAFLFIEIFVFGFGVAIILYHLALYLFQPDNKSVLWFVFFSILVVLRNMVKGPVFRILFSSLSWNIDTKIDYLTFALLSFSVVGYFATLYPKDTHKIINRIIMIEALGYSAFICVTPSYIYGKLIQVHQLVIVMIIVYVIYLIIKLLIRKREGAIFIVIGIIILTIFTLNDLFYSMMLVPTGNLLPFGFSAFLLAQAFGFAWKTHIYNRQSEEIKIQLSDSDKQKTLLFNEIRHTSDKLQRQETVLSQNMDGAEQAMQALSLQVQTLRSEISEQSNQLRSTQNATDSFNAFLNTMRQGIERQSDAAEETVTQIKQLNNATNGLTEKFNEINHNFSYIREASDAGKHHLITVTDIINAIYESSESLLETNQIITAIAEQTNLLAMNAAIESAHAGEAGKGFAVVADEIRKLAENSAYEADNTGKILKHINKSIKDSAEASDVLRKSFENINMQVNNFQTILGDISSFLKDVDVQAEEMNSAMQSLADQSIDVQEEQAEVAELRNKINESFTNLLQATEKVHTEIAAMFTNIKSLNDAVQTTRGVEAETSESIGTLNALITHTDHLNNIQMNE